Part of the Lolium rigidum isolate FL_2022 chromosome 6, APGP_CSIRO_Lrig_0.1, whole genome shotgun sequence genome, TCTCCAACTTTAGTTTCAAAACGCAAATAAAAACATAAACATACATTGGATCTCTATTAACCGAGACCAAAAAACAAGATTGCCTGACCTTATCTCCACTTGAGAAAATATATATTAGAAAAAAGTCATCACCATCTCGGTACCTCTGCACACACAAACTCAAGATAACATAAGTGCTATTATGCTCAGATCAAACTTGTGCCCGAAAGTGGACAGCTTCACCAGAGCAAGGGGGAAGTCTCAGCGTAAATACATTACCACCATTGCGTAGTCATCATTACATCAAGCTAAGAAACGACACCCATTATCAGCAATGGAAGCCTAGTTATCATTTATGCTACTAGAGAGGAGTTGAATAATCGTGTAGGGAGGAGAACCATCACCTATGACTTTAGAGATTTTTGCTTCTCTCCTGGACCGTAGACTGTAAATGTGGATGCCATGGTTGAAATCTAGGCCTTTTGTGTAATAGATGCAGTTGGCGTCGACTGATGGGAACTTATCAGCATTAACAGACATGCACCTACAGTATCCACCTAAGAAGATGGCACGGTTGCCAATGTTCTCCACACGCTCGAGTACATATCTGTCAGTGTCCATCTTGTAAATCTCCATGCCATCTTTTAGCTTGATGATGATCAATATTTCTCCAGCAGATTCCAGCAGATAACAACGGTTGTCATATCCTATAAAGAAATTCCGTATAGCTTCGTCTTCAGATATCACGGAATCTTCATCATCAGACATCTCAGTAGGATCGGCATTGAAATACTTCATCAGATCAAACATACCTTTTGCCACAGCAAGTGGAAACTGTGACCCCGATCCCAACTCACCATTAGTGCAGATACCTCTGACAGACAGCCTGATCAAAGGGCAAGCATTCCTGTCCtcgtacacggcaagactttcGCTGCTAGGATCAGCAATGTACACTGTACGGGGTGCATCACGCAACGAGCCATCAGGAGCATCCACCACTTTGTTGCATAGCAAGAGAAGCGTAGGCGAAGAACCGGAGACCAGAGTAGCAGACTTCACAAACTCGTCAGGCATTGGCGCAATGAACCGAACCATGTATCCTGTGAAAGGATTGAGGACACTCACAGTGTTATAGGACTTGTTGTCAACCAGAATGAGGAGACCATCCCGGGTGGGAACGGCAATGTAATAGCCGCGAAGCAGTGGGAGTTCTTTGCGGAGGAAGCGGCCAGTGGCGGTGTTCACCAGGAGGTACGTCTTGGTCTCGTAGACCTTGTCGATGATGACCCAGTGGCAGGGGCGGAACCGACGGTCTGAGGTTATCTTGGGGTCATCGGTGGCGGAGCGCCAGCTTTTGCAGACAGCACGGAAGTCCATATAGTAATCGAGATCACTGGTGGCCAGGAAGCAGTCAGCTATGCAGTTGATGAGGTCGGCCGGGAGGGAAGACCAGTCTGCAGAATCCATGGTGGCAGGGGTGGCAGGATGGAGGGGAGGACTGAGGTCACCTGGATTTTCCATTCTTCCTTTTAGCAGCTGAGCACTGCCCTTTTTCTCACGGTTAATCTGAACAGTAAGACACGAAATGAGTTGATTCAGAATATCATGTTACTGCCATCCACCCCAGTCAACTGTTACCATGTTACTTACCCTGTATTTCCTCGGTGTGATTTTGAGTTTCTTCTCTCTGGAACGAGTCAACCAGCAGTTCTTCTTGATCTGCATGAGTTTGGATTTGTTTATTTAGACAGACATATAAGGAAACTGAAGAAACAAGAGGTAAGATACACTTGCAGTCAAGGAGAATAATTTCCTGGTATCAGATCTGACATTAAGATTCATGCACGATATATCACAATTTTATTGTAGAAACAAATGCTATATTTGCAGGTGATGAACACATTATTAGAAAAGGTTTATCTTTTTTTCATGTATAAGTAAAAATTTGCAGAATGGACTGAAATGTCTCTCTCGATTGAGATACCATCTATATTTATCTAGCACGGGATGAACATATTAGTAAAACACATACTTTTATCCACatgaaacaacaaaaaattactTCTCCAATGTATCAGAATAGTAGTTTGGCTTAAGGCCTAAGGCCCTTCGAAACAATTCTTTTAATCGACGAAAACATAGATGCACTAATAAATCAATGTATTGAatacattttttttcaaaaaaaaaatcttttcttTGAGAACACGGATTTTCCTAGTAAATAACAGTTACAGTGCGTTCAAACATCGACGTGCACGGCCGCCAATCTTGATCTGCTCCATGCAAAAAACGACCATTTGCTAGGGTTAGTGAGAGAGGGGTGTACTCACAGTGGTCAAGGTGGCGAGGTATCGGCAGGTGAACGTGGCGGTGGTGAGGCCGACGCCGTAGgcgagggcgtggcggcggcggcgccgcaaaGCCCCGTGCATACGCCGGCCGCACGTACGGCGATGGCCGCGGCTGCCGCGAGATCTGGGGAGGAATCGCCGCTCCGGGCCGGAATAGCGCCGAATGGAATGGAGGAGAATCTCGCGGCGGGGAGGCCGCCAGGACGGGGAGGGGACAGGATTCGGTGAAGGGTTTAGGGTTCAAGGAGGAGCCATGGTGGGCTGGGGGCTGGGGCGATGAACTGCGTACTGGATTTTCACTGACGGTGAGACAAAACAGTTTTGGGCCCTTCGGTTAGTGGAAAACAACGTATGTTATAATTTCTGCTGCTAAATTACTCatcaaactaaaaaaaaaatcagcatttTCATGAGGTTTCCCTGCCAACCATTCGTCGGCTTAGGGCATCTACACTACACTCGTATACAAAAAAAATTCACTTTGAAGCTCGGGTGATTTTTGAGGAACCCCGTATTTTATTactaatagaaaataaaaagtatCCTGTGAACTTTGCAGAAAAATATCTCTAGTATTTTCAGCACTCGTCGAAGCTATCGGCCGAACCAAACTCCAACATTGTCTAGACGTAGTTGGAAGAAACGTTGAGCCTTTAAAAGAGCATCATCGCAAACAAGGCTTTGTGAGTCAACAAACAGACCTCCTACAAGCAGCCCCTGTGCTAACTCGAACCAAGATCAGTTGCATAACATCGACGAAGTTTAGGAATATCGACaaatccaccacctccggaccagcATCGTCGCTCCAAAGAATCCACCTTGCCCCCAAgagaccggtaccatgaggattctaaCAATCTCGCTAAAATCCGCACTCTATCGAAACATACACGAGATGCCGGTGGAACCAATCATAAGTACTTACATTACAACCAATTCACGATGAAACCCTCAAAAGAATATATATGATAACAATGACTCGAACGAGTCTAGAAAACAAATATATAATACAAAGATCTGAATCATACATAAAGCCGAATATGTTCGAGTATGGACAagaatacaaattggactaagagtactAGAGATAAACAATGGCATTCATAACCCCACCCAGGCCATGCCGGAAGGATAACCTTACTAATGTCGTTTATCTCGTACATGTCCAAAAAAAATCAGGCAAACGGTTTGAAAgtttagagatggtaaacctagaggggggtgaataggtttctacaagttttaattctttctttgcaatattaggctttgcggaatataaaggtgggcCTAATGAAAACTAAGTGAGacaccctatatgatgatacaagtaacttgagcacgaaggctctcacaggcagatatatcacaagtaaagagttcagttagagatagcacgcggagacgaaggtttATTCCCGTGGTTCCTtccttgcaagaaggtacgtcacgtttggagaggtgggggtcccacgaaggattccccggtgccacgaaggctcaccttcttctcctgagcctatctcacgaaggaatagctctttcacttgtggtagactttgaggcagcctccaaaccttcacaatcttgtcaggagcaaatccacagcccggatgcttccggacgctttagcccacctagggtttccaagaaaccctagagagcatgtatcttgatgaatacaagggggaacatgatttggctcggtggaactatcgatcaagacctcctctatcttttccctggagggatttgagtttgggcggaggaggagggagatctaagGCTTTtcgtgtttctatcaatggagtatgagagagagctcaagaacagttgtagtgtagtgccttgcCGTTctaaggtaggagaagggctatttataggtcCACTTGAAATCCAGCCATTCTAGACCGTTGACAACTTGTCTAGCTCAGCATTTCGTCGAAGAGCCCGATGTGCCGGCCCTGCCACCGGGTTCGCCGGTGCCACACCCGATGCCGCCGGGTCACAGGCCGGACCAGCCGGCagctgatacatctccaacgtatctataatttcttatgttccatgctagttttacgacaatacctacatgttttattcacactttataatgtttttatgcattttctaggactaacctattaacaagatgccacagtgccagttcatgttttt contains:
- the LOC124662291 gene encoding uncharacterized protein LOC124662291; the encoded protein is MHGALRRRRRHALAYGVGLTTATFTCRYLATLTTIKKNCWLTRSREKKLKITPRKYRINREKKGSAQLLKGRMENPGDLSPPLHPATPATMDSADWSSLPADLINCIADCFLATSDLDYYMDFRAVCKSWRSATDDPKITSDRRFRPCHWVIIDKVYETKTYLLVNTATGRFLRKELPLLRGYYIAVPTRDGLLILVDNKSYNTSATLVSGSSPTLLLLCNKVVDAPDGSLRDAPRTVYIADPSSESLAVYEDRNACPLIRLSVRGICTNGELGSGSQFPLAVAKGMFDLMKYFNADPTEMSDDEDSVISEDEAIRNFFIGYDNRCYLLESAGEILIIIKLKDGMEIYKMDTDRYVLERVENIGNRAIFLGGYCRCMSVNADKFPSVDANCIYYTKGLDFNHGIHIYSLRSRREAKISKVIGDGSPPYTIIQLLSSSINDN